One Streptomyces sp. RPA4-2 genomic window carries:
- the fusA gene encoding elongation factor G, protein MATTSLDLARVRNIGIMAHIDAGKTTTTERILFYTGVSYKIGEVHDGAATMDWMEQEQERGITITSAATTCHWPLEDNDYTINIIDTPGHVDFTVEVERSLRVLDGAVTVFDGVAGVEPQSETVWRQADRYGVPRICFVNKLDRTGAEFHRCVDMIKDRLGAVPLIMQLPIGAEMDFKGVVDLVRMKALVWSAEAAKGEMYDVVDIPATHAEAAEEYRGKLVEAVAENDDEIMELFLEGQEPTEEQLYAAIRRITIASGKSKGVTVTPVFCGTAFKNKGVQPLLDAVVRYLPTPLDVEAIEGHDVKDPELVVKRKPSVDEPLSALAFKIMSDPHLGKLTFVRVYSGRLETGTAVLNSVKGKKERIGKIYRMHANKREEIEAVGAGDIVAVMGLKQTTTGETLSDDKNPVILESMDFPAPVIQVAIEPKSKGDQEKLGVAIQRLAEEDPSFHVHSDEETGQTILGGMGELHLEVLVDRMKREFKVEANVGKPQVAYRETIRKGVERHDYTHKKQTGGTGQFAKVQIAIEPITETDGPAYEFVNKVTGGRIPREYIPSVDAGAQEAMQFGILAGYEMTGVRVILLDGGYHEVDSSELAFKIAGSQAFKEAARKASPVLLEPMMAVEVTTPEDYMGEVIGDINSRRGQIQAMEERAGARVVKGLVPLSEMFGYVGDLRSKTSGRASYSMQFDSYAEVPRNVAEEIIAKAKGE, encoded by the coding sequence ATGGCTACCACTTCACTTGACCTGGCCAGGGTCCGCAACATCGGGATCATGGCCCACATCGACGCGGGCAAGACGACCACCACCGAGCGGATCCTCTTCTACACCGGCGTCAGCTACAAGATCGGTGAGGTCCACGACGGCGCTGCCACCATGGACTGGATGGAGCAGGAGCAGGAGCGTGGCATCACGATCACCTCTGCTGCCACCACCTGTCACTGGCCGCTTGAGGACAACGACTACACGATCAACATCATCGACACCCCGGGTCACGTGGACTTCACGGTCGAGGTGGAGCGTTCGCTCCGCGTCCTCGACGGTGCCGTCACGGTGTTCGACGGTGTCGCCGGTGTCGAGCCGCAGTCCGAGACGGTGTGGCGTCAGGCCGACCGTTACGGCGTGCCGCGCATCTGCTTCGTGAACAAGCTCGACCGGACCGGCGCGGAGTTCCACCGCTGCGTCGACATGATCAAGGACCGCCTCGGTGCGGTGCCGCTGATCATGCAGCTTCCGATCGGTGCCGAGATGGACTTCAAGGGCGTTGTGGACCTGGTCCGCATGAAGGCGCTCGTGTGGTCCGCCGAGGCGGCGAAGGGCGAGATGTACGACGTCGTCGACATCCCGGCCACGCACGCCGAGGCTGCCGAGGAGTACCGCGGCAAGCTGGTCGAGGCCGTCGCGGAGAACGACGACGAGATCATGGAGCTGTTCCTGGAGGGCCAGGAGCCCACCGAGGAGCAGCTGTACGCCGCGATCCGTCGCATCACCATCGCGTCCGGCAAGTCCAAGGGCGTCACGGTCACCCCGGTGTTCTGTGGCACCGCGTTCAAGAACAAGGGCGTCCAGCCCCTGCTCGACGCGGTCGTGCGCTACCTGCCGACCCCGCTCGACGTCGAGGCCATCGAGGGCCACGACGTGAAGGACCCCGAGCTGGTCGTCAAGCGCAAGCCGTCCGTGGACGAGCCGCTGTCCGCGCTCGCGTTCAAGATCATGAGCGACCCGCACCTGGGCAAGCTCACCTTCGTCCGGGTCTACTCGGGCCGCCTGGAGACTGGCACCGCGGTGCTGAACTCCGTCAAGGGCAAGAAGGAGCGCATCGGCAAGATCTACCGTATGCACGCGAACAAGCGTGAGGAGATCGAGGCGGTGGGCGCCGGCGACATCGTCGCGGTCATGGGCCTGAAGCAGACCACCACCGGTGAGACGCTGTCCGACGACAAGAACCCGGTCATCCTGGAGTCCATGGACTTCCCGGCGCCGGTCATTCAGGTCGCCATCGAGCCCAAGTCCAAGGGTGACCAGGAGAAGCTGGGTGTCGCCATCCAGCGTCTCGCGGAGGAGGACCCCTCCTTCCACGTCCACTCGGACGAGGAGACGGGCCAGACCATCCTCGGTGGTATGGGCGAGCTGCACCTCGAGGTGCTGGTCGACCGTATGAAGCGCGAGTTCAAGGTCGAGGCCAACGTCGGCAAGCCGCAGGTCGCGTACCGCGAGACGATCCGCAAGGGCGTCGAGCGTCACGACTACACGCACAAGAAGCAGACCGGTGGTACCGGTCAGTTCGCCAAGGTGCAGATCGCGATCGAGCCCATCACCGAGACCGATGGTCCGGCGTACGAGTTCGTGAACAAGGTCACCGGTGGCCGTATCCCGCGGGAGTACATCCCGTCGGTGGACGCCGGTGCGCAGGAGGCCATGCAGTTCGGCATCCTGGCGGGCTACGAGATGACGGGCGTCCGCGTCATTCTTCTCGACGGTGGCTACCACGAGGTCGACTCCTCCGAACTCGCGTTCAAGATCGCCGGTTCGCAGGCCTTCAAGGAGGCCGCGCGCAAGGCCAGCCCCGTGCTGCTCGAGCCGATGATGGCCGTCGAGGTCACCACGCCCGAGGACTACATGGGTGAGGTCATCGGCGACATCAACTCCCGCCGTGGTCAGATCCAGGCCATGGAGGAGCGGGCCGGTGCCCGTGTCGTGAAGGGCCTCGTGCCCCTCTCGGAGATGTTCGGCTACGTCGGAGACCTCCGCAGCAAGACGTCGGGTCGCGCAAGCTACTCGATGCAGTTCGACTCCTACGCCGAGGTTCCCCGGAACGTCGCCGAGGAGATCATCGCGAAGGCCAAGGGCGAGTAA
- the tuf gene encoding elongation factor Tu gives MAKAKFERTKPHVNIGTIGHIDHGKTTLTAAITKVLHDAFPDLNEASAFDQIDKAPEERQRGITISIAHVEYQTETRHYAHVDCPGHADYIKNMITGAAQMDGAILVVAATDGPMPQTKEHVLLARQVGVPYIVVALNKADMVDDEEILELVELEVRELLSEYEFPGDDLPVVKVSALKALEGDKEWGQSVLDLMKAVDENIPQPERDVDKPFLMPIEDVFTITGRGTVVTGRIERGVLKVNETVDIVGIKQEKTTTTVTGIEMFRKLLDEGQAGENVGLLLRGIKREDVERGQVIIKPGSVTPHTEFEAQAYILSKDEGGRHTPFFNNYRPQFYFRTTDVTGVVTLPEGTEMVMPGDNTEMTVSLIQPVAMEEGLKFAIREGGRTVGAGQVIKINK, from the coding sequence GTGGCGAAGGCGAAGTTCGAGCGGACTAAGCCGCACGTCAACATCGGCACCATCGGTCACATCGACCACGGTAAGACGACCCTCACGGCCGCCATTACCAAGGTGCTGCATGACGCGTTTCCGGACCTGAACGAGGCCTCGGCCTTCGACCAGATCGACAAGGCTCCTGAGGAGCGCCAGCGCGGTATCACCATCTCCATCGCGCACGTCGAGTACCAGACGGAGACCCGTCACTACGCCCACGTCGACTGCCCCGGTCACGCGGACTACATCAAGAACATGATCACGGGTGCGGCGCAGATGGACGGCGCCATCCTCGTTGTCGCCGCGACGGACGGCCCGATGCCGCAGACCAAGGAGCACGTGCTCCTGGCCCGCCAGGTCGGCGTTCCGTACATCGTTGTCGCCCTCAACAAGGCCGACATGGTGGACGACGAGGAGATCCTGGAGCTCGTCGAGCTCGAGGTCCGTGAGCTGCTCTCCGAGTACGAGTTCCCGGGCGACGACCTTCCGGTCGTCAAGGTCTCGGCGCTCAAGGCCCTTGAGGGCGACAAGGAGTGGGGCCAGTCCGTCCTCGACCTGATGAAGGCCGTCGACGAGAACATCCCGCAGCCCGAGCGTGACGTCGACAAGCCGTTCCTGATGCCGATCGAGGACGTCTTCACGATCACCGGTCGTGGCACCGTCGTCACCGGTCGTATCGAGCGTGGTGTCCTCAAGGTCAACGAGACCGTTGACATCGTGGGCATCAAGCAGGAGAAGACCACCACCACGGTCACCGGCATCGAGATGTTCCGCAAGCTGCTCGACGAGGGCCAGGCGGGCGAGAACGTCGGTCTGCTCCTCCGTGGCATCAAGCGCGAGGACGTCGAGCGCGGCCAGGTCATCATCAAGCCCGGTTCGGTCACGCCGCACACCGAGTTCGAGGCCCAGGCCTACATCCTGTCCAAGGACGAGGGCGGCCGTCACACGCCGTTCTTCAACAACTACCGTCCCCAGTTCTACTTCCGCACGACGGACGTGACGGGCGTTGTGACCCTCCCCGAGGGCACCGAGATGGTCATGCCGGGCGACAACACCGAGATGACGGTCTCCCTCATCCAGCCCGTCGCCATGGAGGAGGGCCTGAAGTTCGCCATCCGTGAGGGTGGCCGGACCGTGGGCGCCGGCCAGGTCATCAAGATCAACAAGTAG
- a CDS encoding cytochrome P450: MAEETITLPERPEQPLPPVRDWPAGELNATEFEPVLAELMREGPLTRIRLPHGEGWAWLATRHDDVKMITNDPRFSRAEAAVRQVTRLAPHFAPRPGALAWADQPDHNRLRHAVSAAYTVSAVKRLRPRAQEMLDALVDDMVRDGSPADLIARVLEPFPISVVCEVMGVPLDERQKLHDWTREIISTAGGADAAELAKKGLFGWIGQAVRARRDGEGGSAGGSEDVLSLLGAAVRRGELGEEEAVSVAGPLQIGGEAVTNNSGQMFYLLLSRPDLLDRLRNDPASRPAAVEELLRYIPHRASVGLPRIATEDVDLHGVRISAGDAVYVSYLAANRDPAVFPDPDRIDLDRDAGAHVAFGNGPHFCTGAVFSRMQIELLIDTLLERLPGLRLAVPADQVPFRQRTMIRGPLTLPVAW; the protein is encoded by the coding sequence ATGGCAGAAGAAACCATCACACTCCCCGAGCGGCCCGAGCAGCCCCTTCCGCCTGTCCGGGACTGGCCCGCCGGTGAGCTGAACGCCACCGAGTTCGAACCGGTGCTCGCGGAGCTGATGCGGGAGGGGCCGCTGACGCGGATCCGGCTGCCGCACGGCGAAGGCTGGGCGTGGCTGGCGACGCGTCACGACGACGTCAAGATGATCACGAACGACCCCCGGTTCAGCCGGGCGGAAGCCGCCGTCCGCCAGGTCACCCGGCTGGCGCCGCACTTCGCGCCGCGGCCCGGCGCGCTGGCGTGGGCCGACCAGCCCGACCACAACCGGCTGCGGCACGCCGTCTCGGCCGCCTACACGGTGAGCGCGGTCAAACGGCTGCGTCCCCGTGCGCAGGAGATGCTCGACGCCCTGGTCGACGACATGGTGCGGGACGGATCGCCCGCCGATCTCATCGCGCGGGTCCTCGAACCCTTCCCGATCTCGGTCGTCTGCGAGGTCATGGGCGTGCCCCTGGACGAACGGCAGAAGCTGCACGACTGGACGCGGGAGATCATCTCCACCGCGGGAGGCGCCGATGCCGCCGAGCTCGCCAAGAAGGGGCTGTTCGGGTGGATCGGGCAGGCCGTCCGCGCCCGCCGCGACGGTGAGGGCGGGAGCGCCGGCGGGAGCGAGGACGTCCTGTCGCTGCTCGGTGCCGCCGTGCGGCGGGGCGAACTCGGCGAGGAGGAGGCGGTCAGCGTCGCCGGCCCGCTCCAGATCGGCGGGGAGGCCGTCACCAACAACTCCGGCCAGATGTTCTACCTCCTGCTGAGCCGCCCCGACCTGCTGGACCGCCTGCGCAACGACCCCGCGTCGCGCCCCGCGGCCGTCGAGGAGCTCCTGCGCTACATCCCGCACCGGGCTTCCGTCGGCCTGCCCCGGATCGCCACGGAGGACGTCGATCTCCACGGTGTCCGCATCAGCGCGGGTGACGCCGTGTACGTCTCGTACCTCGCCGCGAACCGCGATCCGGCGGTCTTCCCCGACCCCGACCGGATCGACCTCGACCGGGACGCCGGCGCGCACGTGGCGTTCGGCAACGGTCCGCACTTCTGCACGGGCGCCGTCTTCTCCCGTATGCAGATCGAACTGCTCATCGACACCCTGCTGGAGCGCCTCCCGGGCCTGCGCCTCGCCGTGCCCGCCGATCAGGTCCCCTTCCGGCAGCGCACGATGATCCGCGGCCCGCTGACGTTGCCCGTCGCCTGGTGA